Part of the Prunus dulcis chromosome 8, ALMONDv2, whole genome shotgun sequence genome is shown below.
GGTTGGCGGTTTACAAGGTCTGCTGGAAAGAATCTGGTTGCTTCGACTCCGATATATTGGCCGCCTTCGACGCCGCCGTTAACGACGGTGTGGATGTCATCTCCATTTCCATCGGAGGCGGCGACGGCATTTCGTCTCCGTATTATCTCGATCCGATCGCAATCGGCTCTTACGGCGCCGTTGCGCACGGTGTGTTCGTGTCGTCGTCGGCCGGCAATGACGGTCCAAACGGCATGTCAGTGACGAACCTCGCCCCGTGGCTTACGACGGTGGGTGCGGGAACCATCGATCGGAATTTCCCGGCGGTTGTGATTTTAGGCGACGGGCGGAGGCTAAACGGCGTGTCGTTGTACGCTGGATCGCCTCTGAAAGGCAAGATGTACCCTGTCGTTTATCCCGGGAAATCCGGCATGCTCTCTGGTTCGCTGTGCATGGAGAATTCCCTGGACCCCCGCGAGGTCAGgggcaaaatcgtaatttGTGACCGCGGGAGCAGCCCCCGCGTGGCTAAAGGTTTGGTCGTGAAAAAAGCTGGCGGCGTGGGGATGATCCTGGCTAACGGAATCTCTAACGGCGAGGGTCTCGTCGGCGACGCTCATCTTATTCCCACTTGCGCTGTGGGTGCAGACGAGGGTGACGCAGTTAAGTCGTACGTGTCGTCCACTAAGACGCCCACGGCGACTCTCGATTTCGAAGGCACTGTGATCGGAATCAAACCGGCTCCAGTTGTGGCTTCGTTCTCCGGTCGCGGGCCGAATGGGTTGAACCCGGAGATTCTCAAGCCGGACCTGATTGCCCCTGGAGTTAACATTTTAGCTGCCTGGACAGACGCGGTGGGGCCCACTGGCCTGGAAACGGACAGTAGAAAAACGGAGTTTAATATATTGTCTGGGACTTCCATGGCGGCCCCACACGTGAGCGGAGCCGCGGCTTTGCTCAAGTCGGCACACCCGGATTGGAGCCCAGCCGCCATAAGATCGGCTATGATGACCACAGCGAGCGTGACAGATAATCGAAACCAAACCATGACCGATGAGGCCACTGGAAAGGCCTCCACGGCTTATGATTTGGGTGCGGGTCATTTGAATCTGGGTCGGGCCATGGATCCCGGGCTTGTTTATGATATCACGAACGACGATTATGTTCGGTTTCTATGTTCGGTGGGGTACGGGCCCCGAGTGATCCAGGTGATAACTCGGACCCCGCTCAATTGCCCGGCCAAGAAGCCCTCGCCAGAGAATCTCAATTACCCCTCAATCGCGGCGTTGTTTTCGACCGCGGGTAAGTCGAGCAAGACGTTTATCCGGACCGTGACAAATGTGGGCCATCCCAACGCGGTGTACCGGCCTAGGATCGAGGCCCCGAGAGGGGTGACCGTAGCGGTGAAGCCGTCAAGGCTGGTGTTTAACGAGGCCGTGAAGAAGCGGAGCTTTATAGTGACGGTTGGAGTAGATCGGAAGAATGTGGTGTTTGGTGAGGCGGGTGCTGTGTTCGGGTCGCTTTATTGGGGCGATGGGAAGCATGTGGTTCGGAGCCCCATTGTGGTGACCCAAATGGATCCCTTGTAAAAATCGGAGGGAGGATCAAAACACGTCGTTTTGATCTTTCGTAAGGGTAGATGTACAAGTTGTGTGTTTACCTATAGGCCCAAGAGCTGGTTTTGGAGGGTTGGTGTAGTGtgaaattttcctt
Proteins encoded:
- the LOC117638098 gene encoding subtilisin-like protease SBT1.6; the protein is MAATSLPFLLFLFIFFKFSASQTADQTLKTFLFRVDRHSKPSIFPTHYHWYASEFADPPQILHVYDTVFHGFSASLTPDQVASISSHPSILAVIEDQRRHLHTTRSPQFLGLRNQRGLWSESDYGSDVIVGVFDTGVWPERRSFSDKHLGPIPRRWRGVCETGVKFARSNCNRKLIGARFFIKGHEAAANAGGPISAINDTVEYRSPRDADGHGTHTASTAAGRYAFEASMSGYASGIAKGVAPKARLAVYKVCWKESGCFDSDILAAFDAAVNDGVDVISISIGGGDGISSPYYLDPIAIGSYGAVAHGVFVSSSAGNDGPNGMSVTNLAPWLTTVGAGTIDRNFPAVVILGDGRRLNGVSLYAGSPLKGKMYPVVYPGKSGMLSGSLCMENSLDPREVRGKIVICDRGSSPRVAKGLVVKKAGGVGMILANGISNGEGLVGDAHLIPTCAVGADEGDAVKSYVSSTKTPTATLDFEGTVIGIKPAPVVASFSGRGPNGLNPEILKPDLIAPGVNILAAWTDAVGPTGLETDSRKTEFNILSGTSMAAPHVSGAAALLKSAHPDWSPAAIRSAMMTTASVTDNRNQTMTDEATGKASTAYDLGAGHLNLGRAMDPGLVYDITNDDYVRFLCSVGYGPRVIQVITRTPLNCPAKKPSPENLNYPSIAALFSTAGKSSKTFIRTVTNVGHPNAVYRPRIEAPRGVTVAVKPSRLVFNEAVKKRSFIVTVGVDRKNVVFGEAGAVFGSLYWGDGKHVVRSPIVVTQMDPL